Proteins found in one Gimesia chilikensis genomic segment:
- a CDS encoding sulfatase family protein, with amino-acid sequence MRLISTLCLLVLMGTTSLSAADSAPADLKLEKIKGAKPRNVVFILADDHRYDVMGFTGHPWVETPAMDAMAKQGVYFKNAVVTTSLCSPSRASILTGQYMHNHGVVDNNVLTPPGTKFFPQYLQAAGYQTGFFGKWHMGGHSDDPRPGFDRWVSFRGQGHYYPPEHLKKWSLNVDGKRVPQKGYITDELTDYAIDWLNESVKTQDKPFFMYLSHKGVHGMFHPAERHAGRYKDKSMPIPKTMANTSENYFNKPMWLKNQRNSWHGVDFAYHQDTDIEEHYRLYCEALLSVDESIARVRKWLKDNGYGENTLVMYMGDNGFQWGEHGLIDKRTAYEASMRVPLVGVCPGLWKPGTVVDEVVANIDIGPTCLAAAGLKTPPQMDGQSFLELAAGKLPAADWRKNILYEYYWEFNFPQTPTTFALRTPRYKFIQYHGIWDIDELYDMEKDPLEQHNLIFDPEYQKQIRKMRADLHAILEKSEANRVPFSHKRSMGANLRLESGSKPADFNDKLLREKNAKE; translated from the coding sequence ATGCGATTGATTTCGACGCTCTGTCTACTGGTCCTGATGGGGACCACATCTCTGTCCGCCGCAGATTCCGCTCCTGCAGATCTCAAACTGGAAAAGATCAAAGGTGCCAAACCGCGTAATGTGGTCTTTATTCTCGCGGACGATCATCGTTATGACGTGATGGGTTTTACCGGTCATCCCTGGGTAGAGACTCCTGCAATGGATGCGATGGCCAAACAGGGGGTTTACTTCAAGAATGCAGTCGTTACCACCTCGCTCTGCTCTCCCAGTCGGGCTTCGATCCTGACCGGACAGTATATGCACAATCATGGTGTGGTCGATAATAACGTACTGACCCCGCCTGGGACGAAATTCTTTCCCCAGTATCTGCAGGCCGCTGGCTACCAGACGGGATTCTTCGGGAAGTGGCACATGGGCGGTCACTCCGACGACCCACGGCCCGGTTTCGACAGATGGGTTTCCTTTCGTGGCCAGGGGCACTATTACCCGCCCGAACATTTGAAGAAATGGTCATTGAATGTTGATGGCAAAAGAGTTCCGCAGAAAGGTTACATTACCGACGAACTGACGGACTATGCCATCGACTGGTTGAACGAAAGTGTCAAAACGCAGGATAAACCCTTCTTCATGTATCTCTCACACAAGGGAGTGCATGGGATGTTCCATCCTGCGGAACGTCATGCGGGACGCTACAAAGATAAATCGATGCCGATCCCTAAAACGATGGCCAATACCTCTGAGAATTACTTCAACAAGCCGATGTGGCTGAAGAATCAGCGAAACAGCTGGCACGGGGTTGATTTTGCCTATCACCAGGATACGGACATCGAAGAGCATTATCGTCTATACTGTGAAGCCCTGCTGAGCGTGGACGAATCGATCGCTCGCGTGCGGAAGTGGCTGAAAGATAACGGCTATGGTGAAAACACACTGGTCATGTACATGGGGGATAACGGCTTTCAGTGGGGCGAACATGGCCTGATTGACAAGCGGACCGCGTATGAAGCGTCCATGCGTGTGCCTCTGGTCGGCGTCTGTCCCGGTCTCTGGAAACCAGGCACCGTGGTAGATGAAGTCGTCGCCAACATCGATATCGGCCCTACCTGCCTGGCAGCTGCCGGCTTGAAAACACCACCTCAGATGGATGGCCAAAGTTTCCTGGAACTGGCGGCGGGCAAACTACCGGCTGCCGACTGGCGTAAGAATATTCTGTATGAATATTACTGGGAATTCAATTTCCCTCAGACGCCAACGACCTTCGCACTGCGGACACCACGATATAAATTCATCCAATATCATGGTATCTGGGATATTGACGAACTTTACGACATGGAAAAAGATCCATTGGAACAGCACAATCTGATTTTTGATCCTGAATATCAGAAACAGATCAGAAAGATGCGGGCCGATCTGCATGCGATATTGGAGAAGTCAGAGGCGAACCGGGTTCCCTTCAGTCACAAACGGAGTATGGGCGCTAACCTGCGGCTTGAGAGTGGATCAAAACCGGCTGATTTCAACGATAAGCTGTTGCGGGAGAAAAATGCGAAGGAGTAG
- a CDS encoding acyltransferase family protein, translating to MDLLPLDHPRLKKNNFDLLRLLLALTVCLVHAVELSGFSALAVLPGYLSSRIAVQAFFVVSGFLIVMSYERSSSLSSYTSKRIRRIYPAYVTVILLAALGLVLVSRLSLTEYFSFTWVKYLLANLTFLNFLQSTLPGVFEANRMPAVNGALWTLKVEVMFYVSVPVLVYCLRRVPRLPLLILVYVVSIGYAQLLLGASIRTENPFYEQLARQLPGQLCFFIAGAALFYYLPFFERHIRLFVTLATVVLLTHYWTPLPWLQPAALAVIVLFFGLFLYAGNFGKYGDFSYGVYILHFPLIQLLLNAGWSGEHAWSFLGTAVCLTLLGAILMWNLVEKRFLLRSSHYVSSVKAEPKTAPVKQPVQI from the coding sequence ATGGATTTACTGCCACTCGATCATCCCCGCCTCAAGAAGAATAACTTTGATCTGCTCAGGCTGCTGCTGGCTCTGACAGTCTGTCTGGTGCATGCAGTGGAACTTTCCGGTTTTAGCGCGTTAGCGGTGCTGCCTGGATATCTCTCATCGCGGATTGCAGTTCAGGCATTCTTCGTCGTCAGCGGGTTTCTGATCGTGATGAGTTACGAACGTTCCTCATCGCTTTCCTCTTATACCAGCAAACGGATCAGACGGATTTATCCAGCGTACGTTACCGTCATATTACTGGCAGCCCTTGGACTGGTTCTGGTAAGCCGTCTATCACTGACTGAGTACTTTTCTTTTACCTGGGTAAAATATCTGCTGGCTAATCTGACGTTTCTGAATTTTCTGCAGTCCACTTTACCGGGAGTCTTTGAAGCGAATCGGATGCCGGCGGTGAATGGCGCGCTCTGGACACTGAAAGTGGAAGTGATGTTTTATGTTTCCGTTCCCGTGCTGGTATATTGTCTGCGACGTGTCCCCCGCTTGCCACTGCTGATTCTCGTTTATGTCGTGTCGATCGGATATGCCCAACTGTTGCTGGGGGCTTCAATCCGGACAGAGAATCCGTTTTATGAACAGCTGGCACGCCAACTACCTGGGCAGCTTTGTTTCTTCATCGCAGGAGCAGCACTGTTTTATTACCTGCCTTTTTTCGAACGTCATATCAGGCTATTTGTCACTCTGGCGACTGTTGTGTTGCTGACGCATTACTGGACTCCCCTGCCCTGGCTGCAACCTGCTGCCCTGGCAGTGATTGTCTTGTTTTTCGGTCTGTTTCTGTATGCAGGTAACTTTGGAAAGTATGGGGATTTCTCCTACGGGGTTTATATCCTGCACTTCCCGCTAATCCAGTTGCTTTTGAATGCCGGTTGGTCTGGAGAGCATGCCTGGTCTTTCCTGGGGACAGCAGTCTGCCTGACGTTGCTCGGGGCAATCCTGATGTGGAATCTGGTCGAAAAGCGGTTTCTGCTGCGAAGCAGTCACTACGTCAGTTCAGTTAAAGCTGAACCAAAAACTGCTCCTGTCAAGCAGCCAGTCCAGATCTGA
- a CDS encoding carboxypeptidase regulatory-like domain-containing protein: MFLSLNLPKCILFSSLLLLLTGCSSGSGEAVPDLADVSGVVTMDGSPLVNAKVIFEPLETTGKARRRASSATTQEDGSYNLEYNEDASGASLGKHRVMIIKLTDNPEDAGKQLVPTKYNDKSELTADVKADGNTINFDLKSK; this comes from the coding sequence ATGTTTTTGTCCCTGAATCTTCCCAAATGCATTCTCTTCAGTTCATTGCTCCTCTTACTTACCGGTTGTTCCAGCGGTAGTGGTGAAGCTGTCCCTGATCTAGCGGATGTAAGCGGTGTAGTGACCATGGATGGTTCACCACTGGTTAACGCCAAAGTTATTTTTGAACCTCTGGAAACCACCGGCAAGGCTAGACGCCGGGCCTCCAGTGCTACAACTCAGGAGGATGGTTCATACAATCTGGAATACAATGAAGACGCCTCTGGTGCTTCCCTGGGTAAACACAGAGTTATGATCATTAAACTCACTGACAATCCGGAAGACGCAGGCAAACAACTGGTTCCCACGAAATATAACGACAAATCTGAACTTACGGCAGACGTAAAAGCAGATGGGAACACAATTAATTTCGATCTCAAATCGAAGTAA
- a CDS encoding DUF1559 domain-containing protein: protein MRTRPHKRGFTLIELLVVIAIIAILIALLLPAVQQAREAARRSTCKNNLKQIGLALHNYHDTHRVLPPATINAGLSSCDAVHGATGNLLNHTCYQMILPFIDQANIYNQYNWSLPSGRANHGSGCTGTVTTDQYSIVTSPVPVFLCPSDPGTQQNSTTSGPYYVSPGWRTSYGVVNYTTGGGSGSWRANNSTLKGAMGPNGAAQFRDFKDGTSNTMVMCETQLNKTSTSYGPYWNAATHTFFILPGVTGYTLNFDHTNGKQYAWGAGSFHVGGGHILMGDGAVRFLSENVDRVGVVQALVSIGGGEVIPEF from the coding sequence ATGCGCACGCGCCCTCACAAACGTGGTTTTACCCTGATTGAATTGCTGGTCGTTATTGCCATCATTGCAATTCTAATTGCTCTCCTTCTTCCCGCAGTTCAACAGGCCCGCGAAGCAGCTCGACGCAGTACTTGCAAAAACAATCTTAAGCAAATCGGGCTGGCACTTCACAATTATCATGACACACATCGAGTACTGCCTCCGGCAACTATCAACGCAGGTTTATCGTCGTGTGATGCAGTGCATGGCGCAACTGGTAATCTGTTAAACCACACCTGCTACCAGATGATCCTGCCCTTTATCGATCAGGCAAATATCTACAACCAATACAACTGGAGCCTGCCCAGCGGTCGTGCAAACCATGGTTCAGGATGCACAGGAACTGTTACGACAGATCAATATTCGATTGTGACATCTCCCGTCCCGGTCTTTCTCTGTCCCTCAGACCCGGGAACTCAGCAAAATTCAACAACCTCTGGTCCATACTACGTCAGTCCTGGTTGGCGAACGAGTTACGGAGTCGTGAACTACACTACTGGAGGAGGTAGTGGCAGTTGGAGAGCGAACAACAGCACACTCAAAGGTGCAATGGGACCGAATGGTGCTGCTCAGTTCCGTGATTTTAAAGATGGTACCAGTAACACGATGGTCATGTGTGAAACCCAGTTGAACAAGACATCGACCAGTTATGGTCCCTACTGGAATGCCGCCACACACACCTTTTTCATCCTACCAGGTGTAACTGGTTATACTCTTAATTTTGACCATACCAATGGAAAACAATACGCTTGGGGAGCCGGCAGCTTTCATGTGGGCGGTGGTCACATTCTGATGGGTGATGGTGCCGTCCGCTTCCTCAGCGAAAATGTAGACCGTGTCGGAGTAGTACAGGCACTGGTCTCTATCGGTGGTGGCGAAGTCATTCCAGAATTCTAA
- a CDS encoding thioredoxin family protein, with translation MRYFLLLLPLLLFEGDAGLFEYRTKNFTVYCRDATLAVQVGEAAEHYRDRHAREWLGHPIPNWYAPCPIRVNAGDYAGGGATTFSFDQGQVFGWDMQVQGTSQSLLESVIPHEVLHTVFASHFRRPLPRWADEGAATYEEAEAEKRPIRELAREVVGTERQIPIRRLLVMQNYPDNLGGIAVLYAQGFYLAEFLIDREGKQEFVRFLDTAYQTNWDTAFHTHYGFQNQETAYTAAWQKHNKIDQQIASRYEVKMFTGADCRQCEEDRRTILPQLRARGLVVKVLDYDRNLEQARQENVIGLPTYIIYENGKRIAKLRESRALSSLLQRRH, from the coding sequence ATGAGATATTTTCTGCTCTTACTTCCACTGCTACTATTTGAGGGGGATGCCGGTCTTTTTGAGTATCGCACCAAAAACTTCACCGTATACTGCCGAGACGCAACACTCGCAGTTCAGGTGGGAGAAGCAGCAGAGCATTATCGCGATCGACATGCGCGGGAATGGCTCGGGCATCCAATACCCAACTGGTATGCCCCCTGTCCGATTCGAGTTAATGCAGGAGACTATGCAGGGGGAGGGGCAACGACCTTCTCCTTCGACCAGGGCCAGGTATTTGGCTGGGATATGCAGGTACAAGGAACTTCCCAGAGCCTGCTGGAAAGTGTTATTCCGCACGAAGTACTGCATACAGTCTTCGCATCTCACTTCCGTCGTCCCTTGCCACGCTGGGCAGACGAAGGGGCTGCGACCTATGAGGAAGCAGAAGCCGAGAAACGACCGATCCGTGAACTGGCTCGTGAAGTCGTCGGCACCGAACGGCAGATCCCGATTCGGCGGTTGCTGGTCATGCAGAATTATCCCGACAATCTCGGCGGAATCGCTGTCCTGTACGCTCAAGGTTTCTATCTGGCAGAATTCCTGATCGATCGGGAAGGGAAGCAGGAGTTTGTCCGTTTTTTGGATACTGCCTATCAGACGAACTGGGATACCGCGTTTCACACCCACTACGGTTTCCAAAACCAGGAGACGGCATATACTGCAGCCTGGCAGAAACATAATAAGATCGACCAGCAAATTGCCAGCCGATACGAAGTCAAAATGTTTACTGGCGCTGACTGCCGCCAGTGTGAAGAGGATCGCAGGACCATTCTACCTCAACTGCGCGCTCGAGGACTGGTAGTAAAGGTTCTGGATTATGATCGCAATCTCGAACAGGCACGTCAGGAAAATGTAATCGGGCTTCCCACATATATCATTTATGAAAATGGAAAACGGATCGCCAAACTGCGAGAGAGTCGCGCCCTGAGTTCATTGCTGCAGCGTCGCCATTGA
- a CDS encoding PEP/pyruvate-binding domain-containing protein — protein sequence MPQLIYRLSEINASHVAEAGGKGASLGELIQAKAPVPPGFVVSSCAFREYFFQGEPECAVVDVIQKLNANQLSLAQARSEIQSCLEEVCFPEPLEVAVRQVTDEMQLKRVSVRSSATCEDSATSAWAGQLETWLDVSPDEITKRIRDCWLSLFSESALAYGATHGYASGEIAVAVVIQQMVASEISGIGFSVHPVTQEPEIQLIEACLGLGEAIVSGRIVPDQFIVQRDSCQILESIIGEQKEALWLGDGNTKPVWQELDGRGSQPKISTSQVTEYAGILARLHDHYGHPIDTEWAIENGNFQILQARPITTLAAEYDQSLFDQSLEWHFCVRRPFFLLAASILPYWMDARHADHTLGTHLNEALLIQDETGMMNLFSSQKSADEFLDRIGDLFQNDRDEIIRILRYGLGIYAQGPAVIEQGVSGFADLTELEDFFADVAQHTTVFPAWLLTYIELHQIDDPEVRSLAEQIRSHSLYPVIERKLLQPLAKQTAERLGFSQPDRACDLVLWSELKQGLVTRELLETRLQSIDSGERYIFQLLDGQESFHLVSQTGYLLTRLAKQRQSLPVGDSNELTGQTAWPGIFRGRARVVLSLDSQGFLVQADEVLVSIQSNPALLPLMKTCGAIVTDDGGIACHAAILARELKKPTLIGTGRATKMIQDGDLIEVDTYAQVVRILEQAQ from the coding sequence ATGCCACAGCTGATCTATCGACTATCCGAAATCAATGCATCCCACGTGGCGGAGGCTGGAGGCAAAGGGGCATCGCTGGGAGAACTGATTCAGGCTAAGGCCCCGGTTCCTCCGGGCTTTGTGGTCTCCAGTTGTGCATTTCGAGAATATTTTTTCCAGGGGGAACCTGAATGTGCTGTCGTTGATGTCATTCAGAAACTGAATGCGAATCAACTGTCCCTGGCCCAGGCACGCTCTGAAATTCAGAGCTGTCTCGAGGAAGTCTGTTTTCCAGAACCACTCGAAGTGGCTGTCAGGCAGGTAACTGATGAAATGCAGCTAAAACGTGTTTCCGTACGTTCCAGTGCCACCTGTGAGGACAGCGCTACGAGCGCCTGGGCCGGCCAGCTGGAAACCTGGCTGGACGTGTCACCAGACGAAATTACAAAACGGATTCGGGACTGCTGGCTCTCTCTCTTCAGCGAATCTGCTCTCGCCTATGGAGCGACTCACGGTTATGCCTCAGGGGAGATCGCGGTAGCGGTCGTCATACAGCAGATGGTGGCGAGCGAAATTTCGGGCATTGGTTTTTCTGTCCACCCGGTAACTCAGGAACCGGAGATCCAATTGATCGAGGCCTGTCTGGGATTGGGGGAAGCCATCGTTTCAGGACGGATTGTTCCAGACCAGTTCATCGTACAGCGTGACTCCTGCCAGATTCTGGAGTCGATCATTGGTGAGCAGAAGGAGGCCCTCTGGCTGGGGGATGGAAATACGAAGCCTGTCTGGCAGGAACTGGATGGTCGAGGCAGCCAGCCTAAAATCAGTACCTCACAGGTTACCGAGTATGCCGGGATCCTGGCACGGCTGCATGATCATTACGGGCATCCTATTGACACGGAATGGGCCATCGAGAATGGGAACTTCCAGATTCTCCAGGCACGTCCCATCACCACGTTGGCTGCTGAGTATGATCAAAGTCTGTTTGATCAAAGTCTGGAATGGCATTTTTGTGTAAGACGCCCGTTTTTCCTGCTGGCTGCTTCGATTCTCCCCTACTGGATGGATGCCAGGCATGCGGATCATACGTTGGGGACACATCTCAATGAAGCACTGCTGATACAAGACGAAACGGGTATGATGAATCTGTTTAGTTCTCAAAAATCGGCTGATGAGTTCCTCGATCGAATTGGAGATCTGTTCCAGAATGATCGAGACGAAATTATTCGTATCCTGCGTTACGGACTGGGAATTTATGCACAGGGCCCGGCCGTCATTGAACAGGGAGTGAGTGGGTTCGCCGATCTAACAGAACTGGAGGATTTTTTCGCTGATGTTGCCCAGCATACAACTGTGTTTCCAGCCTGGTTACTGACGTATATTGAATTACATCAGATTGATGATCCTGAGGTACGCTCTCTGGCAGAGCAGATCCGTTCTCATTCCCTCTACCCCGTGATTGAAAGAAAACTGCTACAACCTCTGGCGAAACAGACTGCTGAAAGGCTGGGATTTTCGCAGCCAGATCGCGCCTGTGATCTGGTGTTATGGAGCGAACTGAAACAGGGGCTCGTCACCCGGGAACTACTGGAAACGCGCCTGCAGTCGATCGATTCCGGAGAACGCTACATCTTTCAGCTGCTTGATGGACAGGAGAGCTTTCATCTGGTTTCCCAGACTGGTTATCTGTTGACTCGTCTTGCGAAACAGCGACAGAGTCTGCCTGTAGGAGATTCTAATGAGTTGACTGGGCAGACCGCCTGGCCGGGAATCTTTCGCGGTCGGGCCCGGGTGGTTCTGAGCCTGGATTCTCAAGGTTTTTTGGTTCAGGCTGATGAAGTGCTGGTTTCGATCCAGTCCAATCCTGCCCTGCTCCCACTCATGAAAACCTGCGGCGCGATTGTCACCGATGATGGCGGCATTGCCTGTCATGCAGCGATTCTGGCCCGCGAACTCAAAAAGCCGACGCTCATTGGCACAGGTAGAGCCACGAAAATGATCCAGGATGGCGATTTGATCGAAGTCGACACCTACGCGCAAGTAGTGCGAATTTTGGAGCAGGCGCAATAA
- a CDS encoding UvrB/UvrC motif-containing protein has product MKKCKVCNKPAVYHLTEIQNGEAQALHFCEEHFQEYISGQTSQDEWEPQDDATLIELSSQELQLDEEMECPNCGITFQEFRSEGRLGCPHDYIAFREPLIQLLENIHGECVHIGKFPKRAPTSSQQQYNLIKLRRELTAAIAEENYEAAASLRDEISKLEQEEQAESESDTSAE; this is encoded by the coding sequence ATGAAAAAATGTAAAGTCTGTAACAAGCCGGCTGTCTATCACCTGACTGAGATTCAGAATGGTGAGGCACAGGCACTGCATTTCTGTGAAGAACATTTTCAGGAATATATCAGCGGGCAGACATCGCAGGACGAATGGGAACCTCAGGATGATGCGACTCTGATTGAACTCAGTTCTCAGGAACTGCAGTTAGATGAAGAGATGGAATGTCCGAATTGCGGAATCACATTTCAGGAATTTCGCAGTGAAGGACGACTCGGCTGCCCGCATGACTACATCGCCTTCCGAGAACCATTGATTCAATTACTTGAGAACATCCATGGTGAGTGCGTGCACATTGGTAAATTCCCCAAGCGAGCCCCCACTTCCAGTCAGCAGCAGTACAATTTAATCAAACTCCGGCGAGAATTGACCGCGGCGATTGCAGAAGAAAATTACGAAGCGGCCGCCTCGTTAAGAGACGAGATTTCCAAGCTGGAGCAGGAAGAACAGGCAGAGTCGGAATCAGACACCTCTGCCGAGTAA
- a CDS encoding CoA-binding protein: MSKPTVAILGASTDRQKYGNKSVRAHLSQGYEVYPIHPSANEIEGLTAYPSLQDVPAESLDRISVYVPPSVGIQLLEEIQQCSAKEVWFNPGSESPDLLERARELGLNVIQACSIIAIGESPADHAD, from the coding sequence ATGAGTAAACCGACAGTTGCAATCCTTGGTGCTAGCACAGACCGCCAGAAATATGGAAACAAATCGGTCCGCGCACATTTGAGCCAGGGATACGAAGTTTATCCTATCCATCCCAGTGCAAATGAAATCGAAGGTTTGACCGCCTATCCCAGCTTGCAGGATGTACCTGCGGAGAGTCTGGACCGAATCAGTGTCTATGTGCCACCTTCCGTTGGCATCCAGCTGCTGGAAGAAATCCAACAGTGTAGCGCTAAAGAGGTCTGGTTTAATCCCGGAAGCGAAAGCCCTGATCTGCTGGAGCGGGCACGAGAGCTGGGATTGAATGTGATTCAGGCCTGTAGCATCATCGCCATCGGTGAGTCCCCCGCCGATCATGCTGACTAA
- a CDS encoding DUF6807 family protein produces the protein MKHITSQLACCLFLIIFTQLNVSAAEKKGFTWKDHPDQKVADLYYNGQPVLQYVYPFDKSTPETFHDTYKVFHHVYGPQSGAVITKGPGGKYTHHRGLYVGWNKTSFDGKTLDFWHCKNGAHLRHDKFISMQGGPDAGTMTAEIHWEDGDGKPVIIETRKVTVTPIKVSSSEAPAWQIDWQTTLQSKRGEITLDGDRQHAGFQYRAAQPVAESNNATYVRPEGSPQQPAPYQVSDRTDPDKHVNLGWFAMSYDIDGKHYNVEYMEDPNVPKPSRYSERPYGRFGAFFDTKIDESHPLKMNYRLIVSEGKTPSQSEVQKRYDQFVSSLKKQDS, from the coding sequence ATGAAACATATTACCTCTCAACTTGCCTGCTGTTTGTTTCTGATCATTTTCACTCAGTTGAACGTTTCTGCTGCTGAAAAGAAAGGTTTCACCTGGAAGGATCATCCGGATCAGAAAGTGGCAGACCTGTACTATAACGGTCAACCAGTGCTGCAGTATGTCTACCCGTTTGATAAATCCACCCCGGAAACATTTCACGACACTTACAAAGTCTTTCATCATGTTTACGGTCCCCAGAGCGGAGCGGTGATTACCAAGGGCCCCGGTGGGAAGTACACACATCATCGTGGATTATATGTCGGCTGGAATAAAACCAGCTTTGATGGCAAAACACTCGACTTCTGGCACTGTAAAAACGGAGCCCATCTACGTCATGACAAGTTCATATCGATGCAGGGCGGCCCCGATGCGGGGACAATGACTGCGGAGATCCACTGGGAGGATGGCGACGGGAAGCCAGTGATTATTGAAACACGAAAAGTAACAGTTACACCGATCAAGGTTTCCAGCTCTGAGGCACCAGCCTGGCAGATCGACTGGCAAACTACCTTACAAAGTAAACGCGGCGAAATTACTCTTGATGGCGATCGTCAACATGCCGGTTTCCAGTACCGTGCCGCCCAGCCAGTGGCCGAGTCCAATAATGCGACCTATGTTCGCCCCGAGGGATCGCCGCAGCAACCGGCTCCCTACCAGGTCTCAGACCGAACCGATCCAGACAAGCACGTGAACCTGGGCTGGTTTGCCATGTCATATGATATTGATGGCAAGCATTACAATGTGGAGTACATGGAAGATCCGAATGTACCGAAACCATCGCGATATTCCGAGCGCCCCTATGGTCGCTTTGGAGCCTTTTTCGATACGAAAATTGATGAAAGTCATCCACTTAAAATGAACTATCGATTGATTGTGAGTGAAGGGAAGACGCCTTCCCAGTCCGAGGTTCAGAAACGTTACGACCAGTTTGTCTCCTCGTTGAAGAAACAGGATTCCTGA
- a CDS encoding Gfo/Idh/MocA family oxidoreductase: protein MDQSPINRRDFLKTSGTTAVAASAIAGLATAPALGAGNSNEAIRIGFIGPGGRGFGAHVKKLVQLKKDGKNIELVAVADVYSEHRDRTANYIKKELGNDVAKYTDYRDMIEKEKLDAVAIGTPDHWHAKQTIDSMNAGLNVYCEKPMTKKVEEALAVVDAWKKTGKIMQVGVQSTSLPVWDDVRARLQDGQLGKVLQFQTEYFRNSSMGQWRYYALKKEMNPTNIDWKLWLGVDDGLAEYQPFDRAVYAQWRRFWPFGSGMYTDLFVHRTTSMLKATGLRFPGRVVGAGGLYLEYDGRDVPDVATVAADFNEGVQGLINATMCNQETRIKQIIRGHNGSFVFGNGEGFDGYDFIPERPQVTRDSSLKQQRIDVAQIKDTTYAHFKNWIEAMEANDQSKCNNPPDLGAAAIAVVNLGSNSYRNGKVYHFDGETGQISDGDGSWAKKWEAMSEARQKPKHIPGWKAGDKGSLLEEPSYMALAGPWIDGKPPKNNPNNNAG, encoded by the coding sequence ATGGATCAAAGCCCCATCAATCGCAGAGATTTCCTGAAAACCTCAGGAACGACCGCCGTCGCCGCCAGTGCGATTGCCGGACTGGCCACGGCCCCCGCATTGGGAGCTGGAAACAGTAACGAAGCCATTCGCATCGGATTTATCGGCCCCGGGGGACGCGGTTTTGGTGCTCACGTCAAAAAACTCGTCCAGTTGAAAAAAGATGGTAAAAACATCGAGCTGGTTGCTGTCGCCGATGTCTATTCCGAACACCGTGACCGGACTGCCAACTACATCAAGAAAGAGCTCGGCAACGATGTCGCGAAATACACCGACTACCGCGACATGATTGAAAAGGAAAAGCTGGATGCCGTCGCGATCGGAACTCCCGACCACTGGCATGCCAAGCAGACCATCGATTCCATGAATGCCGGCTTGAACGTTTACTGCGAAAAGCCGATGACGAAAAAAGTGGAAGAAGCCCTGGCAGTCGTTGATGCCTGGAAAAAGACCGGCAAAATCATGCAGGTTGGGGTGCAGTCTACCAGCCTCCCCGTCTGGGATGACGTTCGGGCTCGTCTGCAGGATGGCCAGTTAGGTAAGGTGCTCCAGTTCCAGACAGAATATTTCCGGAACTCTTCCATGGGACAGTGGCGTTACTACGCTCTGAAAAAAGAAATGAACCCCACCAACATCGACTGGAAACTCTGGTTGGGTGTTGATGATGGTCTGGCCGAGTATCAGCCGTTCGACCGCGCTGTCTATGCACAGTGGCGTCGCTTCTGGCCATTTGGGTCTGGAATGTATACCGATCTGTTCGTACACAGAACCACTTCCATGCTGAAAGCCACCGGACTCCGGTTCCCGGGACGCGTCGTTGGTGCAGGGGGGCTGTATCTGGAATACGATGGTCGTGACGTACCCGATGTCGCTACCGTTGCTGCTGACTTCAATGAAGGCGTGCAGGGATTGATCAATGCCACCATGTGTAACCAGGAAACCCGGATCAAACAGATCATCCGCGGACATAATGGTTCCTTCGTATTTGGCAACGGGGAAGGTTTTGATGGGTACGACTTCATTCCTGAACGACCTCAGGTCACCCGTGACAGCTCGCTGAAGCAGCAGAGGATTGACGTTGCTCAGATCAAAGACACGACCTACGCTCACTTCAAGAACTGGATCGAAGCGATGGAAGCCAATGATCAGAGCAAGTGTAACAACCCACCTGATCTGGGTGCAGCTGCGATCGCTGTGGTCAACCTGGGTTCCAACAGCTACCGAAACGGTAAAGTTTACCACTTCGATGGCGAGACAGGCCAGATTTCGGATGGAGACGGCAGTTGGGCCAAGAAATGGGAAGCCATGTCCGAAGCGCGTCAGAAACCCAAGCACATCCCCGGCTGGAAAGCAGGGGATAAAGGGAGCCTTCTGGAAGAGCCCAGCTACATGGCTCTGGCAGGCCCCTGGATTGACGGAAAGCCTCCGAAGAACAATCCCAATAACAATGCCGGTTAA